In one window of Thiobacillus sp. DNA:
- a CDS encoding nucleotidyltransferase domain-containing protein — MTDPNTPSTPPELEVLVRQRLETFPELAFAVLVGSRAKGTAHAGSDWDIALQWNPRPDWFAQLAAQETLRHEIANILQVPPEHIDLIDLARASLAMRANVAEEGRLLAGGAGLAWFRFLTRTWRELEDHYWERSHAA; from the coding sequence ATGACTGACCCGAATACCCCCTCCACGCCACCGGAGTTGGAAGTACTAGTCAGACAGCGCCTGGAAACCTTTCCGGAGCTGGCGTTTGCCGTATTGGTGGGTAGCCGTGCGAAGGGCACGGCACACGCGGGCAGCGACTGGGATATCGCGCTCCAATGGAACCCCCGGCCCGATTGGTTCGCGCAACTCGCGGCCCAGGAAACCTTGCGTCACGAAATTGCGAACATCCTGCAAGTCCCGCCGGAACACATTGATTTGATCGACCTCGCCCGCGCCAGCCTTGCGATGCGTGCCAACGTCGCCGAAGAAGGCCGGCTCCTGGCAGGGGGGGCCGGACTTGCATGGTTTCGCTTCCTGACCAGGACTTGGCGCGAACTTGAAGACCATTACTGGGAACGTAGCCATGCGGCTTGA